A single Sutterella megalosphaeroides DNA region contains:
- a CDS encoding GNAT family N-acetyltransferase, whose product MENVKTASTETFVRPPVFTPLASETLRAALESLRCASDVPGVPDDATDRLSALARLACEADEPEHALTLVTSEARGLLLKDASGNGLFSGFILWGPVTKETRAWLAPQGLAADFEVLLIAVEAARRRRGIGRQLLEAALARESAGSRWVLGTGNAPATERFYRAAAWEPAGLEPGYFERAYGHAVFDGNTRLTARSYFMKTAPQA is encoded by the coding sequence ATGGAAAACGTGAAAACCGCATCGACCGAAACATTCGTCCGACCGCCGGTTTTTACGCCGTTGGCGTCCGAGACACTGCGTGCGGCGCTCGAAAGCCTTCGGTGTGCCTCCGATGTGCCGGGCGTTCCGGACGACGCAACCGACCGCCTCTCGGCGCTCGCGCGCCTTGCGTGCGAAGCCGACGAGCCCGAGCACGCGCTCACTCTCGTTACGTCCGAAGCCCGCGGACTTCTTTTGAAGGATGCCTCCGGGAACGGACTTTTCTCGGGTTTCATTCTGTGGGGTCCCGTCACGAAGGAAACGCGTGCGTGGCTTGCGCCGCAAGGGCTTGCGGCCGACTTCGAGGTGCTCCTCATTGCGGTCGAGGCCGCCCGCAGGCGTCGGGGAATCGGGCGGCAACTTCTTGAGGCGGCGCTTGCGAGGGAATCGGCGGGCTCGCGCTGGGTGCTCGGGACGGGAAACGCTCCCGCGACCGAGCGCTTTTATCGGGCCGCGGCGTGGGAGCCCGCGGGCCTTGAGCCCGGGTACTTCGAGCGGGCCTACGGGCACGCGGTCTTCGACGGGAACACCCGCCTGACGGCGCGCAGCTACTTCATGAAGACGGCGCCGCAGGCGTGA
- the csm2 gene encoding type III-A CRISPR-associated protein Csm2, producing MSYSNTNTSSSPVEWTVTLKLDPPLAGDLFSTQAERAARKCRSSKTENKSTQIRRFYDELVLWHEQVKTAPDPKAKFREIEPYLQMLRAKAAYARARKLIDENFRVLVNALLDGIKDPASLENGKLFFEAFLGFRKFLEMNEK from the coding sequence ATGAGCTATTCGAATACGAACACGTCATCGAGCCCGGTCGAGTGGACGGTGACCTTGAAGCTCGACCCGCCGCTTGCAGGCGACCTTTTTTCAACGCAGGCCGAACGTGCGGCTCGGAAGTGCCGCTCGTCGAAGACCGAAAACAAGTCGACGCAGATCCGCCGTTTCTACGACGAACTCGTCCTGTGGCACGAACAGGTGAAAACGGCGCCCGACCCGAAAGCCAAATTCCGCGAGATCGAACCTTACCTGCAGATGCTCCGGGCAAAAGCCGCATACGCCCGCGCCCGCAAGTTGATCGACGAGAATTTCCGCGTGCTCGTCAACGCTTTGCTCGACGGGATCAAGGACCCCGCGAGCCTTGAAAACGGAAAGCTCTTTTTCGAGGCGTTTCTCGGCTTTCGCAAGTTCCTCGAAATGAATGAGAAATGA
- a CDS encoding CRISPR-associated endonuclease Cas2 — translation MSTYLIAYDIRNARRLQRVHRKLTATAMPLEYSVFLFVGSDEGCRRSVEDCLSLMNPNEDELRCYRLPAHGRRVEIGRRALPDGLVWTGWSTSERVG, via the coding sequence ATGAGTACGTATCTCATCGCTTACGACATTCGTAATGCGCGTCGCTTGCAACGCGTGCACCGAAAACTGACGGCGACGGCCATGCCGCTCGAATACAGCGTGTTTCTTTTTGTCGGAAGCGACGAAGGGTGTCGGCGAAGCGTTGAGGACTGTCTTTCGCTCATGAACCCGAACGAAGACGAGCTTCGGTGTTACCGCTTGCCCGCTCACGGGCGCAGGGTTGAAATCGGTCGCAGGGCGCTTCCCGACGGCTTGGTGTGGACCGGGTGGTCGACTTCGGAAAGAGTAGGTTGA
- the csm4 gene encoding type III-A CRISPR-associated RAMP protein Csm4, giving the protein MQRLLITIEPRSGFVSPLKGGQLFGQLAWTIAEAFGSARLTSLLDGYVDGRPFLVLSDAMPSGVVPMPAMPVHWWAPEVNARERKRIKVLRWLPREALREPVARWRDRALTDDDLAKSGFSARSGERTRNTISRATGTTGEGRFAPFDTTDTTFGVGARLDIHAVLDETRLDRKEFLMLLENSGLFGFGADASSGAGKFVVTHAEVQPDEPPSTHFLSLAAMSPVAGVFRSDRTFYKPVTYFGRHGNMRALSSVPFKKPLLLADTGALLTTRAEAPQSLRFAGRGIAGHSAYADTVAQGYAPLLAVTPDIRH; this is encoded by the coding sequence ATGCAACGACTTCTCATCACCATCGAACCGCGGTCGGGCTTTGTCTCGCCGTTGAAGGGCGGACAGCTTTTCGGGCAGTTGGCCTGGACGATTGCGGAGGCGTTCGGCTCGGCTCGCCTGACGTCGTTGCTCGACGGGTACGTCGACGGTCGTCCGTTTCTCGTACTCTCGGATGCGATGCCCTCGGGCGTTGTACCGATGCCGGCGATGCCCGTCCATTGGTGGGCGCCCGAAGTGAACGCCCGGGAGCGTAAGCGCATCAAGGTTTTGCGGTGGTTGCCGCGCGAGGCGCTTCGCGAACCCGTGGCGCGCTGGCGCGATCGCGCACTCACCGACGACGATCTCGCAAAGTCGGGGTTCTCCGCGCGCAGCGGAGAACGCACGCGCAATACGATTTCGCGCGCGACGGGGACGACGGGGGAAGGGCGGTTCGCTCCCTTCGATACGACCGATACGACGTTCGGTGTCGGAGCTCGGCTCGACATCCATGCGGTTCTCGACGAAACCCGTCTCGATCGGAAGGAATTCCTTATGCTCCTTGAAAATTCGGGCCTTTTCGGTTTCGGAGCCGACGCCTCCTCGGGGGCGGGGAAGTTCGTCGTCACGCACGCGGAAGTCCAACCCGACGAGCCGCCTTCGACGCACTTTCTCTCACTCGCGGCGATGTCGCCCGTTGCGGGCGTATTCCGTTCGGACCGTACGTTTTACAAGCCCGTGACCTATTTCGGTCGTCACGGAAACATGCGCGCCCTTTCGTCCGTGCCCTTCAAAAAGCCCCTGCTTCTCGCTGACACGGGAGCGTTGCTGACGACGCGCGCCGAGGCGCCGCAGTCGTTGCGGTTTGCGGGGCGCGGCATTGCCGGCCACTCGGCCTATGCGGATACGGTGGCCCAGGGTTATGCGCCGCTTCTCGCCGTAACGCCCGACATTCGTCATTGA
- a CDS encoding ribokinase, with amino-acid sequence MPRVLNIGSMNIDYVYAVPHFVQPGETLAATGRALHEGGKGLNQSVAMARAGLEVEHAGLLGIDGVFLKDFLADQGVKVDAVGVSDTFPSGHTIIQVSPDGENSILYFPGTNRMLAEARIDELLSGLSKGDFVVLQNEVNDVALWVEKALARDLRVVLNPAPYTAEIARLPLNRLHALIVNRTEGRGLLEDFTKSEAVDNGETILGALADRFIRDEPASGPVLILTEGSEGVSFKIPGEAPRHFPVFPVTAVDTTGAGDTFAGYAVKALIEGVEKGKEALLEGIARATLAAALSVTKHGAAASIPTADEVARERLARIERGEWPVQGFQG; translated from the coding sequence ATGCCCCGCGTCCTCAATATCGGTTCGATGAATATCGACTACGTCTATGCCGTGCCGCACTTCGTGCAGCCGGGCGAAACGCTTGCCGCCACGGGGAGGGCTTTGCACGAAGGGGGCAAAGGGTTGAACCAGAGCGTGGCGATGGCCCGCGCGGGACTCGAGGTCGAGCACGCGGGGCTTCTCGGTATCGACGGGGTCTTCCTCAAGGACTTCCTCGCGGACCAGGGCGTCAAGGTCGACGCCGTGGGCGTCAGCGACACCTTCCCTTCGGGCCACACGATCATTCAAGTGTCGCCCGACGGCGAAAATTCGATTCTCTACTTCCCGGGTACGAACCGCATGCTCGCGGAAGCGCGCATCGACGAACTCCTCTCGGGCCTTTCCAAAGGAGACTTCGTCGTTCTTCAAAACGAAGTGAACGACGTCGCCCTCTGGGTTGAAAAGGCGCTTGCGCGCGACCTGCGCGTTGTTTTGAATCCTGCTCCCTATACGGCCGAGATCGCGCGACTGCCGCTTAATCGCCTGCACGCCCTCATCGTCAACCGCACCGAAGGCCGCGGACTCCTCGAAGACTTCACGAAGAGCGAAGCGGTCGACAACGGGGAAACCATTCTCGGGGCGCTTGCGGACCGTTTCATTCGCGACGAACCCGCGAGCGGTCCGGTGCTGATCCTCACCGAAGGGTCGGAAGGCGTCTCCTTCAAGATCCCGGGCGAAGCGCCCCGCCACTTCCCCGTCTTCCCCGTGACGGCGGTCGACACGACGGGTGCGGGCGACACTTTTGCGGGTTACGCCGTCAAGGCCCTGATCGAAGGCGTTGAAAAGGGTAAGGAGGCTTTGCTCGAAGGGATCGCTCGTGCGACGCTCGCCGCCGCGCTTTCGGTGACGAAGCACGGGGCTGCGGCCTCCATCCCGACGGCGGACGAGGTGGCGCGCGAACGCCTTGCCCGCATCGAGCGGGGCGAATGGCCGGTTCAGGGCTTTCAGGGCTGA
- the csm6 gene encoding CRISPR-associated ring nuclease Csm6 has protein sequence MMSERYPRRILLAVTGMSTQVVTETLWALLAKGELPTEVRLVTTEHGRNRAVRDLLDPKDGRFHAFCRDYGLEGKIAFSEDSIRVIESASGDRLTDIRTPEDNARAADVILKVVRSLCADERARVHVSIAGGRKTMGFFAGYALSLFGREQDRLSHVLVSEPFESNRDFFYPSPVSRNILSADGRLLDEAEARVTLAEIPFVRLREGLSANFPEDCTRYEDVVERAQAEMLPPVSLRIELREGAEPVLLCSGRRVNLAPTPMAVYVWLAERRKRSADGVRPGLDAAAEILALHSELFPRRSGDHARSLRALKHEEDVLPYFQEKRSLIHRALREALPERLAESYFVAALGRRPNTVYRLNVDPDAIEIVRIPDARSTEKHRAQNPPR, from the coding sequence ATGATGTCCGAGCGGTACCCGCGCCGCATTCTGCTTGCCGTTACCGGCATGTCCACGCAGGTCGTGACGGAAACCCTCTGGGCGCTTCTTGCCAAAGGCGAACTTCCGACCGAGGTACGTCTCGTCACGACCGAACACGGTCGCAACCGGGCCGTGCGCGATTTGCTCGACCCCAAGGACGGCCGCTTTCACGCGTTTTGCCGCGACTACGGGCTCGAGGGGAAGATTGCTTTTTCCGAAGACTCGATCCGTGTGATCGAATCCGCCTCGGGCGATCGGTTGACCGACATCCGTACGCCCGAAGACAACGCCCGTGCCGCGGACGTCATCCTCAAGGTCGTGCGATCGTTGTGCGCCGACGAGCGCGCCCGGGTGCACGTTTCGATTGCGGGCGGTCGCAAGACCATGGGGTTTTTCGCCGGGTACGCCCTGTCGCTTTTCGGTCGGGAGCAGGACCGGCTCTCCCACGTGCTCGTTTCCGAGCCCTTCGAATCGAATCGCGACTTCTTCTACCCGAGCCCCGTTTCCCGCAATATTCTCTCGGCCGACGGGCGACTCCTCGACGAGGCCGAGGCGCGCGTGACGCTCGCCGAAATCCCCTTCGTACGCTTGCGGGAGGGGTTGAGCGCGAATTTTCCCGAGGACTGTACGCGGTACGAGGACGTCGTGGAACGCGCTCAGGCCGAGATGCTGCCGCCCGTCTCCCTTCGGATCGAGCTTCGCGAAGGGGCGGAGCCGGTACTCCTCTGTTCGGGGCGACGCGTCAATCTGGCTCCCACTCCGATGGCCGTCTACGTTTGGTTGGCCGAACGCCGCAAACGCTCGGCCGACGGTGTTCGGCCCGGGCTTGACGCGGCGGCGGAGATCCTTGCGTTGCATTCGGAACTCTTCCCGCGTCGCTCGGGCGACCATGCCCGCAGTTTGCGTGCGTTGAAGCACGAGGAAGACGTGTTGCCGTATTTCCAGGAAAAGCGCTCCCTCATCCATCGCGCGCTGCGGGAGGCGCTCCCCGAACGACTGGCCGAGTCCTACTTCGTGGCCGCGCTCGGGCGTCGTCCGAATACGGTCTATAGGCTCAACGTCGACCCCGACGCCATCGAGATCGTTCGAATTCCCGACGCTCGCTCCACGGAGAAGCACCGAGCGCAAAACCCGCCCCGATGA
- the cas6 gene encoding CRISPR system precrRNA processing endoribonuclease RAMP protein Cas6, which yields MQSFSKVPNPYVIEAPLGGRKHLDVGDRLEFSVVLFGDALQKLALIVYAMQRAFSYEVCRGKASLQCVYLETEAGDEPIYEPGAESIKPHAQQLTLTAPRGEADKTLRFVTPLRLQNNGKIYGAKDIEPLPFLTALVRRIGLLAEFHGDKPNLNYHALREAALAVESSHALSWQNWKRYSSRQQKSMYLGGLVGTWTLSRVPEALQIFLELGSYLHVGKNATFGLGRYEILH from the coding sequence TTGCAGTCCTTCAGCAAGGTGCCGAACCCTTACGTCATTGAGGCGCCCCTCGGCGGACGAAAGCACCTGGACGTCGGAGATCGACTGGAATTTTCCGTGGTTCTCTTCGGCGACGCCCTGCAGAAGTTGGCCTTGATCGTCTATGCGATGCAACGCGCTTTTTCCTACGAAGTCTGCCGCGGGAAGGCTTCGTTGCAATGTGTTTATCTTGAGACCGAGGCAGGGGACGAGCCGATTTACGAGCCGGGTGCCGAATCGATCAAGCCGCATGCGCAACAACTGACGCTGACCGCTCCCCGAGGGGAGGCCGACAAGACCTTGCGTTTTGTGACGCCGCTGCGCCTCCAGAATAACGGGAAGATTTACGGTGCCAAAGACATCGAGCCCCTGCCTTTCCTCACCGCGCTCGTGCGGCGGATCGGTTTGCTTGCCGAATTTCATGGAGACAAGCCGAATCTGAACTATCACGCCCTGAGGGAAGCCGCGCTTGCGGTCGAATCTTCCCATGCGTTGAGTTGGCAAAATTGGAAGCGCTATTCGTCCCGTCAGCAAAAGAGCATGTATCTCGGCGGACTCGTCGGTACCTGGACGCTGAGCCGGGTTCCCGAAGCGTTGCAGATTTTTTTGGAGCTCGGAAGCTACCTCCACGTGGGTAAAAATGCCACCTTCGGGTTGGGACGCTATGAAATTTTACATTGA
- the csx16 gene encoding CRISPR-associated protein Csx16: MALWFVSRHLGARAWARARSLRVDHWVEHLDVEDVSEGDVVVGTLPVDKIAEINARGARFLALCLDLTSEMRGRELTPEDMEMLGGRLVEYRAQRVEST; encoded by the coding sequence ATGGCTCTTTGGTTTGTTTCGCGTCACCTGGGTGCCCGGGCTTGGGCACGGGCCCGCTCGCTTCGGGTCGACCACTGGGTGGAGCATCTTGATGTCGAAGACGTGAGCGAAGGCGACGTGGTCGTGGGGACGCTACCCGTCGACAAAATTGCCGAAATCAATGCGCGCGGCGCACGGTTTCTCGCGCTCTGTCTCGACCTGACGTCCGAGATGCGGGGGCGGGAGCTCACGCCCGAGGACATGGAAATGCTCGGCGGTCGGCTCGTCGAGTACCGCGCCCAACGGGTGGAGTCGACGTGA
- the csm3 gene encoding type III-A CRISPR-associated RAMP protein Csm3, producing MQLKNLHKITATVVCETGLHVGGNDGEMHIGGIDNPVIKHPITNEPYIPGSSLKGKMRAMLEWRSGFVKEKPLDWQDYKQSGSEAVLDILKLFGMSAGADLTVDEASAVGPTRASFWDLALDPAWVREQHEARRLLTEAKSENVINRIKGTAEHPRQTERVPSGARFSMTVTLKDLGDDERLMKTLLAGLKLVEFDGIGGSLSRGYGKVRFDDLKIDGHDATELYRSIDPFRPL from the coding sequence ATGCAACTCAAGAACCTTCACAAAATTACGGCGACGGTCGTGTGCGAAACCGGCCTGCACGTCGGCGGCAACGACGGTGAAATGCACATCGGCGGCATCGACAACCCGGTCATCAAGCATCCGATCACGAACGAGCCCTACATTCCGGGATCGAGTCTCAAGGGCAAGATGCGCGCGATGCTCGAATGGCGAAGCGGCTTCGTGAAGGAAAAGCCGCTCGACTGGCAGGATTACAAGCAGTCGGGTTCCGAAGCCGTGCTCGATATTTTGAAGCTCTTCGGTATGAGCGCCGGGGCCGATCTGACGGTTGACGAGGCGAGCGCCGTCGGTCCGACGCGCGCGTCCTTCTGGGACCTCGCGCTCGACCCCGCCTGGGTTCGGGAGCAGCACGAGGCACGGCGCCTCCTCACGGAAGCGAAAAGCGAAAACGTGATCAATCGCATTAAGGGCACGGCCGAACACCCCCGCCAGACGGAACGCGTTCCCTCGGGGGCGCGGTTTTCAATGACGGTGACACTCAAGGACCTCGGCGACGACGAGCGTCTCATGAAGACGCTTTTGGCCGGTCTCAAGCTCGTCGAATTCGACGGGATCGGCGGATCGCTTTCCCGCGGCTACGGCAAGGTGCGCTTCGACGACCTCAAGATCGACGGGCACGACGCGACCGAACTTTACCGTTCGATCGATCCCTTCCGCCCCTTGTGA
- the cas1 gene encoding CRISPR-associated endonuclease Cas1 has translation MTSLFVDRRGVEIRLDGEALTFYEKDERVATVPIAPLERIYVFGDTLVRAGLLAKLGERGVGVVFLSGRRFVPSLFLPKPHNDAVRRVRQYELSSSNVFKMRFSREIVARKIQAQRDCLLSLKTEHSECENELIEFADRLLELLPQVEGLSCSAELRGLEGAAAKVYFSGIARVLPKELCFSGRNRRPPRDPFNVILSLGYTLLHSEAVLISYGMGLDPYIGFYHSLDFGRESLACDLIEDLRPLVDRFAIRLFEEKVLTIDDFSRQTDSCLLGKSGRTRFYPAWDECRASLRSALEDRASELLRATTELSNMPDVERCTA, from the coding sequence ATGACTAGTCTCTTTGTGGATCGGAGAGGTGTCGAAATCAGACTCGACGGGGAAGCTCTGACTTTTTACGAAAAAGATGAGCGTGTTGCTACGGTGCCGATTGCGCCGCTTGAGCGAATTTATGTCTTCGGGGACACCCTGGTGCGAGCCGGACTTCTGGCAAAGCTCGGAGAGCGAGGTGTGGGGGTTGTTTTTCTCTCCGGAAGAAGGTTTGTGCCGTCGCTCTTCCTTCCCAAGCCTCATAACGACGCTGTACGTCGAGTAAGGCAGTACGAATTGAGCTCTTCCAATGTATTCAAAATGCGATTTTCTCGTGAAATCGTAGCGAGAAAAATCCAAGCGCAAAGGGACTGTTTGTTGAGTTTGAAAACCGAGCATTCGGAATGTGAAAACGAACTGATAGAGTTCGCCGACAGGTTGCTCGAACTTCTTCCTCAAGTTGAGGGTTTATCCTGTTCGGCGGAATTGCGAGGATTGGAAGGTGCTGCGGCAAAGGTCTATTTTTCAGGAATTGCTCGTGTTCTTCCGAAGGAACTGTGTTTTTCCGGTCGAAATCGCCGGCCGCCGCGGGATCCGTTCAATGTGATTCTTTCCCTTGGTTATACATTGCTGCACTCCGAGGCGGTATTGATTTCTTATGGAATGGGGTTGGATCCGTACATCGGATTTTATCATTCCTTGGATTTCGGTCGGGAGTCGTTGGCGTGTGATTTGATCGAGGATTTGAGGCCACTCGTTGATCGTTTTGCCATCCGTCTTTTTGAAGAAAAAGTTTTAACGATCGACGATTTTTCTCGTCAAACGGATTCGTGCCTGCTCGGAAAATCGGGGCGCACTCGGTTTTATCCGGCCTGGGATGAATGTCGCGCGTCTCTTCGTTCGGCGCTCGAAGATCGTGCATCCGAGTTGCTTCGTGCGACAACGGAGTTGTCGAATATGCCGGATGTCGAGAGGTGCACGGCATGA
- a CDS encoding Card1-like endonuclease domain-containing protein — translation MTILSERVDTHIMFVSEHNSPNLWPALDPKIAPSHAILVTTPEMKAKAESLERTLRWAVPGIAIEHVDVPDGYDILMLADTLENMIRDLKDRGLRPLFNLTCGTKAMTLAAMTATETTKTPCLYLPIDSHDVIFVRELETMRLDCAMQLKHYVSLYGYVMREEPKTLPFTQELRDLAEELARTESFRQTYPAVNRLASEAKDKLAVSLDLLGPRSAAFDALLDRLEAAQLLTLNGRTVRFGNEAKRFFVNGGWLEDWAANAARRAFPGAKVVENARIDYIEGQNGKIDVKGLQNELDVVLWQNDRLVILECKTSNLGDEKRFEDVTYKLSALGKLFGKTVVPVIVSYLPLTEAAVNRAKTLRIEIVAGKDVARLEERLKGLLSEKAKA, via the coding sequence ATGACGATTTTGTCCGAACGAGTCGACACGCACATCATGTTCGTGTCGGAACACAATTCGCCCAATCTTTGGCCTGCGTTGGATCCGAAAATCGCGCCTTCGCACGCGATTTTGGTGACGACGCCCGAAATGAAAGCGAAGGCCGAGAGCTTGGAGCGGACCCTGCGCTGGGCCGTGCCCGGCATCGCGATCGAGCACGTCGACGTGCCGGACGGCTACGACATCCTGATGCTTGCCGATACGCTTGAAAACATGATTCGCGATCTCAAGGACCGGGGGCTGCGGCCGCTTTTCAACCTGACGTGCGGCACGAAGGCCATGACGCTTGCCGCGATGACGGCGACCGAAACGACGAAAACGCCGTGTCTTTACCTGCCGATCGATTCGCATGACGTGATTTTCGTGCGGGAACTCGAAACGATGCGGCTCGATTGCGCCATGCAGTTGAAGCACTACGTGTCGCTTTACGGCTATGTCATGCGCGAAGAGCCGAAGACCCTGCCTTTTACGCAGGAACTGCGCGACCTCGCCGAAGAGCTCGCGAGGACCGAATCGTTTCGCCAGACGTATCCGGCCGTCAACCGTCTGGCGAGCGAGGCGAAAGACAAGCTCGCCGTATCGCTCGACCTGCTCGGTCCGAGGTCGGCCGCGTTCGATGCGCTCCTCGACCGACTCGAGGCCGCGCAGTTGCTGACCCTCAACGGTCGGACCGTACGCTTCGGCAACGAGGCGAAGCGCTTCTTCGTCAACGGGGGGTGGCTCGAAGATTGGGCCGCCAACGCGGCGCGGCGGGCCTTTCCGGGCGCCAAAGTGGTGGAAAACGCCCGAATCGATTACATCGAGGGACAAAACGGGAAGATCGACGTCAAGGGCTTGCAAAACGAGCTCGACGTGGTTCTCTGGCAAAACGACCGGCTCGTCATTCTCGAATGCAAGACGTCGAACCTGGGCGATGAAAAGCGATTCGAGGACGTGACCTACAAACTGAGTGCGCTCGGGAAGCTCTTCGGCAAGACCGTTGTGCCCGTCATCGTTTCCTACCTGCCCTTGACCGAAGCGGCGGTCAATCGGGCAAAAACCCTCCGTATCGAGATTGTGGCCGGCAAAGACGTGGCCCGGTTGGAGGAGCGACTCAAGGGGCTCTTGAGCGAGAAGGCGAAGGCATGA
- the cas2 gene encoding CRISPR-associated endonuclease Cas2 has translation MLYLVCYDVADPKKLRRIHKMTAAYAVGGQKSFYECWMTESELRQLNRQIEDEIDLETDRAHMFSLDPRSSPFLFGVASRQSINPFMVI, from the coding sequence GTGCTGTATTTGGTTTGCTATGACGTGGCTGACCCCAAAAAGTTACGACGTATTCACAAAATGACGGCGGCATATGCGGTGGGCGGTCAAAAATCGTTTTATGAGTGTTGGATGACGGAGTCGGAATTGAGACAACTCAACCGACAAATCGAAGACGAAATTGACTTGGAAACAGATCGGGCTCATATGTTTTCCTTGGATCCAAGGAGCTCTCCGTTTTTATTTGGGGTTGCGAGCCGTCAATCCATCAATCCTTTCATGGTGATCTAA